The sequence AGCGTATCTGAAAAAAGCAAATAAAAAGCGCCTAAGAAAGGCGCTTACGCTTTGAATTTAAAAATGCGTTTAAGCATTTACCGCGGTGCAAAAATGTATAAGATTATCGATGTGACGCCGAATATGATCGCCAAGGCCACGGTGATACGAAAAAGGTTTCTTTCTATGAGAGTGCTTCCAGAGAAGGTGCTGGGAAGCCCTCCTCCAAAAGCCGAAGATAAACCAGTTCCTCTACCGGACTGGAGCAAGATGATGACAATGAGTGCCAAACAAACAATGATATGAATGGCGATGACGAACTTGAGCAAATATATCTCTCCCTTGAGG comes from Actinomycetota bacterium and encodes:
- the secG gene encoding preprotein translocase subunit SecG — encoded protein: MLKFVIAIHIIVCLALIVIILLQSGRGTGLSSAFGGGLPSTFSGSTLIERNLFRITVALAIIFGVTSIILYIFAPR